The Palleronia sp. THAF1 genome contains the following window.
AAAATACTGCGCCAGCCAGATCAGGCCTGCCGCGCCGATGATGTAGGACAGCCAAGGCGAGGTTTCCCACTTTTCGGCGGGCGTGCTGGCGTCGGTGTCGCTGACCAGATCCTCGTCCAGCTTGGCGCGGTCGACATAGACCGATTCACCCTCTGGCGGCATCATCGCACGGTTGACGAAGGGCACCACGATCAGCAGCGCGACCACGATCAGCAGGTTGTAAGACGAAAAGATTGTCTCGGACGTGGGAATCAGGCCGATCTGGTCGGCGAAGGGGTGATCCTCGGTCGCGATGGACAGCGGGATAGAGCCGGACACACCGCCGTGCCAGATGATGAAGCCGGAATAGGCGGCGGCGATCAGCAGGCGGTAGTCCACCTTTATCTGCCGGGCGAGTTCCTTGGCGAACAGCGCGCCGACCACAAGGCCGAAGCCCCAGTTCAGCCAAGACGCCAGAAGCGACACGATGGACACCAGAAGGATTGCAGCGCCCGGTGTTTTGGCGATGGACGCCAGACGCGCCAGCAGGCCGCGCACCAGCGGCGTCGATGCCATCATGTATCCTGCGACCAGCACGAACAGCATTTGCATCGAAAAGCTCAACAACGACCAGAAGCCATCGCCCCACATGGTCACGACCTCTACCGGGCCGGTGCCCTGGAATATCATGGCGCAGACCATGACGACCAAGGTCAGGAACAGCACCAGCACGAAGGGGTCCGGCAGGTAGCGCTCGACCACAGAGGTCAGCGGGCGAGAGAGGATACGCAACATCAGGTCAACTCGTTTTCAGTTTGGGATCAAGCGCGTCCCGCAGGCCGTCGCCCATCAGGTTGATCGCAAGCACGGTGATCAGGATGGCAAGGCCGGGGAAAGTCACGACCCACCAGGCGCGCAGCACGAATTCGCGCGCGTCGGCCAGCATGGTGCCCCATTCGGGGGTGGGCGGCTGCGCGCCCATTCCAAGGAACCCCAGCGCTGCGGCGTCGAGGATGGCGGTCGAGAACGACAGGGCGGCTTGGACGATGATAGGTGCAAGGCAGTTCGGCAGCACTGTGACAAACATCTGCCGGATGCGCCCTGCCCCGGCAACGCGCGCCGCGATCACGTAGTCCTTCGACCGCTCGGACAGCACGCTTGCGCGGGTCAGGCGCACGTAGTGGGGTTGCAACACAAGCGCGATGGCGATCATCGCATTCAGCAGCGTCGGGCCAAGGACAGCCACCAGCACCAGCGCCAACAGCAGCGACGGGAAGGCCAGGATGATGTCCATCAGGCGCATGATCAGCGTGTCGAGCCACTTGGGCGCAAAGCCAGAGATCAGCCCGATGATGATGCCGCCCGTGGCTGACACAACAACAACGACGATGCCCACGAAGAACGAGAACCGCGCGCCGTGGAT
Protein-coding sequences here:
- a CDS encoding short-chain fatty acid transporter, with translation MLRILSRPLTSVVERYLPDPFVLVLFLTLVVMVCAMIFQGTGPVEVVTMWGDGFWSLLSFSMQMLFVLVAGYMMASTPLVRGLLARLASIAKTPGAAILLVSIVSLLASWLNWGFGLVVGALFAKELARQIKVDYRLLIAAAYSGFIIWHGGVSGSIPLSIATEDHPFADQIGLIPTSETIFSSYNLLIVVALLIVVPFVNRAMMPPEGESVYVDRAKLDEDLVSDTDASTPAEKWETSPWLSYIIGAAGLIWLAQYFIAGNGLSLNVVNFLFLTLAILLHGSPRSLLAALREGIEGGAGIVIQFPFYAGIMGIMTASGLAASVSSGMVSLANETTFAFWAFLSAGVVNFFVPSGGGQWAVQAPVVLPAAAEIGIDAGRAAMAVAWGDAWTNMIQPFWALPLLGIAGLKARDIMGFCVVHLLIGGVIIVLGLTFL
- a CDS encoding ABC transporter permease subunit encodes the protein MADTARADAVEAASTGGRPGRFRAFWTSFKENRGGVIGLYVFLAFFFLAVFAPLLAPYDPSAQFRDATLQPPFWQTGGTWQFPLGTDAVGRDMLSRLIHGARFSFFVGIVVVVVSATGGIIIGLISGFAPKWLDTLIMRLMDIILAFPSLLLALVLVAVLGPTLLNAMIAIALVLQPHYVRLTRASVLSERSKDYVIAARVAGAGRIRQMFVTVLPNCLAPIIVQAALSFSTAILDAAALGFLGMGAQPPTPEWGTMLADAREFVLRAWWVVTFPGLAILITVLAINLMGDGLRDALDPKLKTS